The DNA region CATTGGCGGCCGGCTGCTCGTAACCGACCCCAGTGGACAACAGGTCGGCCCCATCGGCAAGCCTGACCAGCGTCCCGTTCATCTCGGCCCAGTGCTGCTTGACGCTGCCCAACGCCTCACGGGACAGCTCGACCAAATCCTGGACCCGCCAGAACCGGCGGGTCCAGCGCGTCCACCCGTCGCGGTAGGCGTCGAGTTGCGGTTCTATCTCGGCGCCGTAGGCCATCGCAGCGAGGCCCGCCTCGTCGGCAAAGCCGACCAAATCAGGCGGAACGGCCATCGTCACCTGGTGGCCTCGGCGCTGCAGTTCGCGCCCGACCGCCACCGACGGTTCAATGTCACCACGGGTCCCGTACGTCGCCATTGCGAACCTCATGAAGGTTCCGCCCTCCCGAAATATCCGAGCATTTGCAGGCCACCGTGAGTGCTTCCCGCATTATGACCGATTTCTCGCGCGTCCGACAGACTCCCCCCTTGCGCACACCGCACGATGTGCGAATTGCGAAACATTCAGGCAGCTAACGTCATTAGACCCCGGTATGCGTCGCTACGTACGCATAAACCACGGGGCAGGAAAGTCTGGCAATGCGTCGCTAATGCGCCTACGGGCATTGTGGTGCAGCAATATTCGTTTCGAACTGGTGGGCGCTCGCGCAGTCGAACCGGTGCGGCCCCGCAGTTCGGCAGTATTTGCGTGCCCGGCAGCACAATTTGTCGGCATTCCCTGCGTTGCACGATAGGGTGGAATACGTGCTTCACCACGATGACGTAGCCCAGCCAGGTGGCCTCCTGTCCGCGACCCATCGCTGCGGCGAATCCTTCCGCGTCGGATAGGCAAGATATGCGCGGCATCATTCTCGCCGGCGGGTCGGGCACCCGACTGCACCCGATCACGACGGGTGTCTCCAAGCAGCTACTCCCGGTGTACGACAAGCCCCTGATCTACTACCCGCTGTCGACGCTGATCATGGCCGGCATCCGGGACATCCTGGTGATCACGACACCGACTGACGCGCCGGCTTTCGAACGCCTGCTCGGCGACGGTTCAGCCTTCGGGGTCAACCTGCGTTACGCCGTCCAACCGGAACCTGAGGGGCTGGCGCAGGCGTTCCTCATCGGCGCCGAACACATCGGCAATGACACCGTAGCGCTGGCGTTGGGCGACAACATCTTCTACGGGCCGGGCTTGGGTACCAGCCTCAGTCGTTTCCAAAACGTCATCGGTGGCGCGATTTTCGCTTATTGGGTCGCCAACCCCTCGGCGTACGGCGTGGTGGAGTTCGGTCCCGACGGGACCGCCTTGTCCCTGGAGGAGAAACCGGAGACGCCCAAATCTCAGTACGCCGTACCGGGCTTGTACTTCTACGACAACGACGTCATCGAGATCGCCCGATCACTCCGGAAATCGGCCCGCGGCGAGTACGAGATCACCGAGGTCAACCAGACCTACCTGAACAGCGGCCGACTCTCCGTCGAAGTGTTGGCCCGCGGAACGGCGTGGCTGGACACGGGCACCTTCGACTCCCTGCTCGATGCCAGCGACTTCGTCCGCACCATCGAGCGTCGGCAGGGACTGAAGGTGAGTGCGCCCGAAGAAATCGCCTGGCGCGCTGGGTTCATCGATGATGCCCAGTTGGAAGCACGAGCCCGTGGCCTGCTGAAATCCGGCTACGGGAGTTACCTGCTGCAACTCTTGGAACGGAAGTAGTCGCCGTGTTCTCGTGGCCCACTCGACCGCCCCAAGCGGCTGACTTCGTTGTAACACAACGGAATCGCCGACAGATAGGGAAGGTAGGCCTCGATGCATGTTTGAGGCCGAGACGTTGGTGGTAGTTCAACCGATATCGGGTATCGACGTCCAGGCATTCAGCTGGACCAATAGTTCAAGCAATCAGTGAGAAGGATGGGACCACATGATCAAACCGTCGTTGACCAAATTGGCCGTCGCCGCGAGCGGTCTGGCCTTGTCCCTGTCGGCTGGGGCGGGGTTCGCGTCCGCTGATCCCACCTACGGCCCGATGGTGGACACGACCTGCAGTTTCGATCAGGCGATGACGGCCGTGCGCACCGAGAACCCGATGGCAGCGCGGTATCTCGACCAATCGCCACCCAACGTGCAATTCCTGCGCGTCTACCTCGGGTCGCCGCGCGATGAGCGGATCAACCTGCTCAACCAGATCAAGGACAACCCCGGCGCCAATCAGGCGCTACCGGTGTTCCAGCAGATGTTGACCAGTTGCACCAAGTACTGAGCTGAGCGTGGCGCTTCGGCGCTGCCGCAATAGGAGAGTCCCCAGTGGTCGCCCATCGTGGCAACCGCTGGGGACTTTTTGCTGGCCCGCGACGCCCGGCCGGACGTGGCCGCACACCGGCTATCCGGACTTGCTATTCGGGCCGTCGGATCGGCCCGGTATCGGCGGTGGCGTCGTCGGCAGTGCCGCCCCGTGCGCCATCCCCCAGCAGCAGCGCGCGCACCAACGGACGCGGTCCATAGGGCTGCAGTAGCGCACTCGCGGGGCGGGGACGTACCCGTTGTGGCCACCAGAACCACCGTCCGAGCAACGCCGCGATCGACGGCGTCAAGAACGCCCGCACGATCAGGGTGTCGAAAAGCAGTCCAACGCAAATGGTGGTGCCGATCTGGCCGATGATCCGCAGGTCGCTGACGACCATGGCCGCCATTGTGAACGCAAACACCAGGCCCGCGATCGTCACGACCTTTCCGGTGCCCCCCATCGCCCGGATGATGCCGGTGTTCAGGCCCGCACCCAGCTCTTCCTTCATGCGGGACACCAACATCAGGTTGTAGTCAGACCCGACCGCCAACAGGATGATCACCGACATTGCCAAAACCATCCAGTGCAGGTGGATGCCCAGGATGTACTGCCAGATCAGCACGGACAAGCCAAACGATGCACCCAGCGACAAGACGACCGTGCCGACGATCACGAGTGCCGCGATCGGACTTCGGGTGACGATCAGCATGATCAGGAAAACCAAACAGACCGCGGCTATCCCCGCGATCCACAGGTCCCAGGTGGAGCCGTCGTGCCAGTCCTTCGCCGTCGCCGCAGCGCCGGCGAGATAGATCTTGCCGTTTACCAGTGGCGTCCCCTTGAGGGCCTCCTGCGCAATCGACATGATCTTGTTGGTCCGAGCGATGCCCTCCGACGAGGCGGGGTCCCCGGTATGAGAAATGATGAACCGCGCGGACTTTCCGTCCGGCGACAGGAAGAAGTCCATCGCGCGCTGGAATTCTGGGTTCTCGAACACCTCGGGAGGCAGGAAGAACGAGTCGTCGCTCTGGGCCGCGTCGAACGCGCGTCCCATGACACTGGCGTCCTCGGCCGCATCGTCCACCTGGCCGAGCAGGCCGGACATGGTGCTGTGCATGGTGAGCGACATCGTCCGCATCGACTTCATGCTCTCGATCATTTCCGGCAACTGCGCCAGCATCTGCGGCATGAGCGCGTCCATCTTGTCCATCTCGTCGGTGAGCAACGCGATCTCGTCGTTCATCCGATCGACTTTGTCGATGGCGTCGAACAGCGAACGAATCGACCAACAGATGGGGATGTTGTAGCAGTGCGGTTCCCAGTAGAAATAGTTGCGGATGGGCCGTAGGAAGTCGTCGAAGAGGGCGACTCGGCCTCTCAATTCGTCTGTGATGTCCCGTAATTCATGCATGTTGCCGACCATGCTGTGGGTGGTGGCGGCCATTTCCCGCATCACCCGGTGCATGTCCTCCATGGTCCGGATCATGGTCGACATGTCGTCGGCCTGCTGCAACATGTCGTTGATGCGGGCCTTCTGGAAGTGGTTGACCTGCCCCTGGGTGGCCGACTGCAGGCTGAGCAGGAACGGTATCGATGTCCGTTCCATCGGGGTGCCCTCGGGACGCGTGATCCCCTGCACGCGAGAGACGCCGCGCACCTGGAAGATCGCCTTGGCCAACCTGTTCAACACCAGGAAATCGGTGGGGTTGCGGAGGTCGCGGTCGGTTTCCAGCATGAGAATCTCGGGGGTCAACCGGGCCTGCGCGAAATGCCGGTCGGCGGCCTCGAAGCCCGCGTTCGCCGGGATGTCGCCGGGGATGTAATGCCGGTCGTTGTAGCTGGTTTGGTACCCCGGTAGCGCGAGAAGGCCGACCAGCACGAGCGCCAGGGAGGCGACCATGATGGGAACCGGCCAACGGACGATCGCCGTACCTATTCCCCGCCACCGGTGGACGTTCAACGTGCGCTTGGGTTCCAACAACCCGAATCTGCTGGCCACCGCGATACCGGCCGGCACCAATGTCACCGCGACGGCCACCGCGGAGGCCATGCCGACCGCGCAGGGAACGCCCATCGTGTGGAAGTACGGCAGTCGGGTGAAGCTCAGGCAGAGCATCGCCCCCGCGATCGTCAAACCAGACGCCAACACCACCGGGGCAACACCGCGGTACATGCTGTAATAGGCCGTTTCCGGGTCCTCTCCGGCCTGCCGCATTTCTTGATAACGGCCGAAAAAGAAGATGCCGTAGTCGGTTCCGGCCGCGATCGCAAGGAACACCAACATGTTGACGGCAAATGTCGAAAGCTCGACGACGCCGTTGTGTCCCAGAAACGCCACCACCGCCCGGGCCGCACCCAATTCCAGGCCGACCATCACCAACAGCAGGATCACGGTCATGATCGACCGATAAACCAGCAGCAGCATCACGAAGATGACCACCGCGGTGACCACGGTGATCTTCAAAATCGACCGGTTGCCGCTGTGCTGCATATCCGAAACCAGCGGCGCCGCACCGGTCACGTACACGTCTATTCCCGGGGGAGGTGGACGCTGATGGACGATATCGCGGACGGCGGCCACCGACTTATCACCCTGCGCGGTGCCTTGATCGCCTACCAGATTGAGCTGAACGTAGGTCGCCATGCCGTCGGGGCTCTGCACACTCGATGAAGTGAGCCGGTCCCCCCATAGATCCTGGACATTGGCGACATAGCCTGGGGCAGAGCGTAACTCGGCGACCAGCTCCGAGTAGTAGGTACGCGCCTCCTCGCCGAGCGGTTGCGCCCCCTCCAGCACGATCATCGCGAAGCTGTCCGAATCGGACTCCTGGAACACCTGGCCCATCCGGGCCATCGCCTTGGCCGACGGCGCGTCCTGGGGCATCAGCGAGACGGAGTTCTCTTCCCCCACGGTCTCCAGCAAGGGAGCTGACAGGGTCAGGACGAGGATGAGGGCCAGCCAGCCCACGATGACCAGCGGCGCGAACCGGCGAATGAACCGCGGTGCGAACGGCGGGCGGGAGTCCTTGGTAGTCATACGGCTTTCGCTAGTCCCTCAGCAGGAGAGACCGCACCAGCGGACGTGGCCCTACCGACCGCAGCATCGAACTCGCGGGGCGCGGGCGCACCTTCTGCGGCCACCAGAACCAGCGGCCCAGCAGCGCGGCAATGGACGGCGTCATGAAGGCGCGCACCACCATGGTGTCGAACAACAGACCGAGACCGATCGTGGTGCCGACCTGACCGAGCATCAGCAGGTCGCCGACGATCATCGAGGCCATCGTGGCGGCAAAGACCAGACCCGCGATCGTCACAACCCGGCCGGTACCGCCCATCGCCCGGATGATGCCGGTGTTCAGGCCAGCGCCGATCTCCTCCTTCATCCGCGAGACCAACATCAGGTTGTAATCCGAGCCGACCGCCAAGAGCACGATGACGGACATCGCCAGGACCACCCAGTGCAGTTGGATGCCGAGAAGGTGCTGCCACACCAGCACCGAGAGTCCGAACGATGCGCCGAGCGAGAGCACCACCGTGCCGACGATGACGAGGGCGGCAATAACGCTCCGCGTCATCAAAATCATGATCATGAAAATGAGGCAGATTGCCGCGACCGCCGCGATC from Mycolicibacterium sp. MU0053 includes:
- a CDS encoding hemophore-related protein translates to MIKPSLTKLAVAASGLALSLSAGAGFASADPTYGPMVDTTCSFDQAMTAVRTENPMAARYLDQSPPNVQFLRVYLGSPRDERINLLNQIKDNPGANQALPVFQQMLTSCTKY
- a CDS encoding RND family transporter yields the protein MTTKDSRPPFAPRFIRRFAPLVIVGWLALILVLTLSAPLLETVGEENSVSLMPQDAPSAKAMARMGQVFQESDSDSFAMIVLEGAQPLGEEARTYYSELVAELRSAPGYVANVQDLWGDRLTSSSVQSPDGMATYVQLNLVGDQGTAQGDKSVAAVRDIVHQRPPPPGIDVYVTGAAPLVSDMQHSGNRSILKITVVTAVVIFVMLLLVYRSIMTVILLLVMVGLELGAARAVVAFLGHNGVVELSTFAVNMLVFLAIAAGTDYGIFFFGRYQEMRQAGEDPETAYYSMYRGVAPVVLASGLTIAGAMLCLSFTRLPYFHTMGVPCAVGMASAVAVAVTLVPAGIAVASRFGLLEPKRTLNVHRWRGIGTAIVRWPVPIMVASLALVLVGLLALPGYQTSYNDRHYIPGDIPANAGFEAADRHFAQARLTPEILMLETDRDLRNPTDFLVLNRLAKAIFQVRGVSRVQGITRPEGTPMERTSIPFLLSLQSATQGQVNHFQKARINDMLQQADDMSTMIRTMEDMHRVMREMAATTHSMVGNMHELRDITDELRGRVALFDDFLRPIRNYFYWEPHCYNIPICWSIRSLFDAIDKVDRMNDEIALLTDEMDKMDALMPQMLAQLPEMIESMKSMRTMSLTMHSTMSGLLGQVDDAAEDASVMGRAFDAAQSDDSFFLPPEVFENPEFQRAMDFFLSPDGKSARFIISHTGDPASSEGIARTNKIMSIAQEALKGTPLVNGKIYLAGAAATAKDWHDGSTWDLWIAGIAAVCLVFLIMLIVTRSPIAALVIVGTVVLSLGASFGLSVLIWQYILGIHLHWMVLAMSVIILLAVGSDYNLMLVSRMKEELGAGLNTGIIRAMGGTGKVVTIAGLVFAFTMAAMVVSDLRIIGQIGTTICVGLLFDTLIVRAFLTPSIAALLGRWFWWPQRVRPRPASALLQPYGPRPLVRALLLGDGARGGTADDATADTGPIRRPE
- the rfbA gene encoding glucose-1-phosphate thymidylyltransferase RfbA, coding for MRGIILAGGSGTRLHPITTGVSKQLLPVYDKPLIYYPLSTLIMAGIRDILVITTPTDAPAFERLLGDGSAFGVNLRYAVQPEPEGLAQAFLIGAEHIGNDTVALALGDNIFYGPGLGTSLSRFQNVIGGAIFAYWVANPSAYGVVEFGPDGTALSLEEKPETPKSQYAVPGLYFYDNDVIEIARSLRKSARGEYEITEVNQTYLNSGRLSVEVLARGTAWLDTGTFDSLLDASDFVRTIERRQGLKVSAPEEIAWRAGFIDDAQLEARARGLLKSGYGSYLLQLLERK